The sequence below is a genomic window from Ipomoea triloba cultivar NCNSP0323 chromosome 2, ASM357664v1.
ACAACACTACCTACCATCTAGGAGTAGGAGGTACTACTTTTGATGGCACCATAAACCAACTGCTCATCCAACTTAGCTGGATGGGGCTCACACTATCTccaaaacatataaattaacACAATCAACAAGATCATACATTCATACCTGTAAACAGGGTCAAGAATTACACCAGTGGCTTCAGCAATTTCTTTCACAAATTTCAGTTCCTCGCTAGTGTTCATAGCATACCCAAGGCCTTTGGCCTGTACATAACAAAAGGGAAACCAATGACTTATAACCCCTCAAAACCGTTTATTTTTTTCTGCCATTTTTTACAATTAACTATTCACAAAAAAAAGGTGTGCAAATTTGGTGTATGTATAAAATGTATCTTATACAAAATGTCAGGTGTTCATAGAGGAATCTCATTCTTCTATCCAATTCCCGCAATTGCATGCCAAAGGAATAATGTGAATAGGAGAAAGCAAAATGAAAAGAATCTCAATGCACTCAATGTTGATACTGTTTACATCTACATATAAGATAATTGTCAACCCAAGGTTTGAGAGAAATTTGTTCTCCAAAAAAGAAATCATTCATCTTTTCTCAAACAcatatttaaatgtaaaatgaatAGCATAAAGATGTATAACACTTTAAAGTTAAGAAAAGCACATTTCCAACAGCTAAGCAATGATTATCGACAACAGCTTGTCAACTAAAATACAATGCTGTCAATTAATCAGCAAACAAAAGAAGTCCAAGATAAATGTACACATAACTAGGTTGGCAAACCTGAACAGGATCCTTACATTTTGGATGCTGACAATATCATGTGAGCTAATCCCTGCATTGAGTCCATCAAGTAGGCCTTGAACGTATTCGTAAAAGTATTCAGGATCATCACAAACGCAGAATGCATTAACCTTCAATCAAAACCTCTTATTAATGAGAATAAATAAACCATGGAGGTGGGAATGGATAAAAAAACACATAATGTAAATGACAATTACTTTTGCCTTCAAGCTACTAAGCCACGATCCAATAGATAATCCAGCAACTGTACCCCCACTGCAGTCTCATGAAGAAatgaatcaaaattaataaattgccATAAGGCCACAttgtaaatacaaaatttaattattataaattaagtTGCCAGCTAAAAGAGTAGATCTGAAGGTTCATAAATTCGTGGAAAATGATACTATCAATGCTCTACCGTCGTTAAATGTAGTCATGCGCTTCCAACCATATTTGAAATAGGGGATTAAGTTCATGCTCGACTTCTAAACTCaccaaaattttctttttgccATTAAGAAGCAAAATATTCTTCTCTACTCATGATGAAATTAAAAGTTGAGCATACACTCCTGATCTATTgtgtcactcaaaaaaatatttccttagGAAACTTTCACCATTTTTTAGTACTTCATCAAGTCATGAGATAGCAGATTTAGGCTAAAACTATACTAGAAGAATATAATATGAAGGAGATAAGAAAGACAACCTGCCACATGCTACTACTATGCCATCAAATTTGTGTTCAAAAGCGGTATGCTGAAGCTGCTGTTCAATCTCTCTAATAGCTTCAATATAGCCCCTAAAATAGAAGTGTGTTATATTGATCATAAAAAAGTAATAGAACTAGAAAAGTAGCAAGATCCTGTTAATAGTAAATTCAGTAAAATGGtgtccttttatttatttttagttctaaAATTCTCTGAGTTTGCAGAAACTAAAAGAAGAACCTCACCAAGTTCCTAAAGAATTGGATCCACCAACAGGTATGACATAGGGCTTTCTCCCTTCGTGcaacaatttttctttcaaTATGTTAGCAAGAGCctgaaataaaacaaaaatcacTATTACAACCAGCAATAACCTAGCACATCAATACATTTTTACAAAGATAAGCTCAAATGGATGCAATAAAGTTTGTTTTTTCATTCTTCAACCATCTTTTGAGAAGTTTTAGGATCAGTTTATGTCTACTTTGGTTTTCTGGTTACAAGGATAATCATTTTTTGTTCAAAGCTTTTTTAGAGAGATTCAAAATTAGATGGTGTTTTGGACTGCATTACAATGTGGCTTTCTGTGGTTGAATTGCTCTTCTTGATGTAAATTGGTAGGTATTCCACAAGTAAAGGAGGGGAATGAAAAGAGACATACCACACTGCCAACTTTTGCATACTCTTCTTTTGAAACAAGATCAATGTGAGCTCCAGCTAAGCGCTCAACAAGGAGATTCCCTGTCAATCCTGGATCTTTATCCACAAGAACCTGCAATTATGTACACGTACAGAAGTTACCAATAAAGGCACAAAGAGTTTCCAAAAGACATGcgttaaaagaaaaagtaacaAACTAATTGTCACATACCTTGGAAGTTCGCAGTATAAGATAACAGTCAAGGTTCAAATACTTGGCAGCAACAGCAGTAGCACGGCAATGATTACTTTGAATGCCACCTACAGTGATAATGCAGTCTGCTCCCTGTGCCACAGCATCTGCCAACAAGAATTCCAGTTTCCTCACCTTGTTACCACTCAACTGCATTCCTGAAAGATCATCACGCTATAGATAGAAATTTCTTCTATGTCAGAATTGATTAGTCAAAACTGTGAAAAGCACAACTGaattatacataataaataaattaagcaGAACACAGAAAGTctgaaagaaaattttaattgattgatTTACCTTCAACCAGACCTCGGTGTTTGTAGGCAGATTTGGCAAGTTCCATTTGTGAATTGGAGTAGGAAACTAAACATGGAGCAAATATCAGCAGCAATTCAATCACATTAATGCAGCGATGTATatatggattatatatatacagtcaTACAgatgcagagagagagagagagaagatttTCTTACGTGTCCGAGGGAAAAGACGTCAGAGGGGATAGGGCTGAGAGAAGAAGCCCAATTAGGAGGCCGATAAGGCTTCTTGGTGAGAAattggaaagggtttgatgcatCCATGGTTGATGATATTGATTCCTTCTTGTTGTTTGCTACCGAAGAGTAATCGCAGCAAAATTGGCTGCTGAGCTTTTGCTGTGTATTTTTTGTGCTCGAAATCACTCCATTCACACACCTGAAGTTGCTGCTCAAAGTGCTggttatcattttttttttgcacaattAACTATTGCCTCCTTCCTTTTctactaattttatttaaatccataaaaaaatatagatatcttaatactataaaatatttattcataattattttctaaacataTTAAAGCACCAGGAGTCAAATAAGGCTCAATTTATAAgctataaaatatttaaattaggatcaaaaatttattatcatctaaaaattataattcgtAACAAAgacattcttattttattataacaCTACATTTCAAGAGGTACggtgtttcaattaaaaaaaaaaacattttaagaGGCATGGACTTAGCATTTCGTCGTACTCCACCaataatatatacggagtaaataATAGAGGTATTTATTTTACTGCAGAGTGCAGACAAATTGAGTATAAAAACAAAGTGagataaaaattcaaattttgctaATTTGATTTTGATAGCTACCGAACCGAGCGGCCAGCTAAGTTGGGGACCTCCAAGTTAGCTGCTTTCCTTTTGACGATCTTTGACAGCCATCAAAAGCATATGCTTGCAGAATCAATTCAATCTAGAGTTTGTGTTGTTTGTATTTTCTCAGGTCCTCCAAGATATTAGatacggagtagtatttatTATGGCTATCTTTGATCAACTCTCAAAGCTACTTTACTGGTCCAGAAATTCAGAAGACAACTCAGAGCATGAAAAGAAAAGGGATATATATTCATTCAAAGACCCAATCGTCACGTGGGAAAAAAGTGAAGAGATTTGTCAAACTCTAAAAGCTACTGATCCTCTGAACATGGACATATTCTTCAGTCAAATGTTTTTGGTGACCATCGTACTATATCATACTATAATTTCAACTGCTGTTCTTCAGTCAGCTGTCAGCTGGCCATTCGATCCAGTTCTTTCAAGTTTGAAGGAGTCAGCTCATAGATATCCTCATTCCCTCCGCTCTTTGTAATTTGGGATTAAATCTCTCTATACTACACCTTCTGATCTTCATCTATCAGTGACTCCTGAGGGATCGGGGCCATTCAGATTCTCCAAGTGATCGAATTTCAACTCATTCTTCTACTTCATATTAAAGCAGGTTATTTTCAATCATACTCTACActtgttctttttcttaatATTCATGTCAagtttttaattaacttttccTAACTGTTGAGGTTAAAATGAATTTGTAGTTTTTAGTTTCTTCTGCCAATCATCAATTCAAGAACCTTGCTTGAGAGTCGCAGAGATTCTGAAGAAGGGAGAGGGAGTAGCGTTTTCTTGACGCAATTTTACGTACAGTTCggtggggtttttttttt
It includes:
- the LOC116005465 gene encoding putative D-cysteine desulfhydrase 1, mitochondrial translates to MITSTLSSNFRCVNGVISSTKNTQQKLSSQFCCDYSSVANNKKESISSTMDASNPFQFLTKKPYRPPNWASSLSPIPSDVFSLGHFPTPIHKWNLPNLPTNTEVWLKRDDLSGMQLSGNKVRKLEFLLADAVAQGADCIITVGGIQSNHCRATAVAAKYLNLDCYLILRTSKVLVDKDPGLTGNLLVERLAGAHIDLVSKEEYAKVGSVALANILKEKLLHEGRKPYVIPVGGSNSLGTWGYIEAIREIEQQLQHTAFEHKFDGIVVACGSGGTVAGLSIGSWLSSLKAKVNAFCVCDDPEYFYEYVQGLLDGLNAGISSHDIVSIQNAKGLGYAMNTSEELKFVKEIAEATGVILDPVYSGKAAYGMMKDMAENPKKWEGRKILFIHTGGLLGLYDKSEQMASLVGNWRKMDIHESVPRRDGTGKMF